From the genome of Bicyclus anynana chromosome 20, ilBicAnyn1.1, whole genome shotgun sequence, one region includes:
- the LOC112044848 gene encoding glutathione S-transferase E14 isoform X1, which translates to MLKLRFVNKNMCIKFLQYCHYGTIENLAINKPTLYGDEISPPVRFIMMTASILGIDLNFYKIDLFKNENKSEYFTKINPLQKVPVLMVGDISICDSHAIAIYLCHICNGSSLYPNEPLLRAKINQMLFFNSSTLFRIDSEILSAYFSQQWPVNDKKIEEWLLALDYLEYNLNKNIWLNGTKMYLADICTFPVVTSMAQLFVLTDRHPKVRQWIKKFENYPFYEINKKGLSDLQNFIDVIKNGKS; encoded by the exons atgctgAAGTtacgttttgtaaataaaaacatgtgTATTAAGTTTTTGCAATATTGCCACTATGGAACTATTGA GAATCTTGCCATAAATAAACCAACTCTTTATGGTGATGAAATATCTCCGCCAGTTAGATTTATAATGATGACGGCGTCTATTCTAGGAatcgatttaaatttttacaaaatcgatttattcaaaaatgaaaataagagtgaatattttacaaag atAAATCCACTTCAAAAAGTTCCAGTGCTAATGGTTGGAGACATTTCAATATGCGATAGCCATGCTATTGCTATCTACCTTTGCCATATATGTAATGGCAGTAGTCTCTATCCAAATGAACCATTGCTTAGAGCTAAAATCAAccaaatgttatttttcaattcCAGCACTTTATTTCGGATTGATAGTGAAATATTG TCTGCTTATTTTTCTCAACAATGGCCTGTCAATGATAAGAAAATTGAAGAATGGTTATTGGCGCTGGATTACTtggaatataatttaaataaaaatatatggttaAACGGCactaag ATGTACCTTGCCGATATCTGCACATTTCCTGTGGTCACATCAATGGCACAATTATTTGTACTAACAGATCGTCATCCTAAAGTAAGACAGTGGATAAAAAAGTTTGAGAACTATCCATTTTACGAGATAAATAAGAAAGGTTTGTCTGATTTGCAGAACTTTATTGACGTGATAAAGAAtggtaaaagttaa
- the LOC112044848 gene encoding glutathione S-transferase E14 isoform X2 encodes MMTASILGIDLNFYKIDLFKNENKSEYFTKINPLQKVPVLMVGDISICDSHAIAIYLCHICNGSSLYPNEPLLRAKINQMLFFNSSTLFRIDSEILSAYFSQQWPVNDKKIEEWLLALDYLEYNLNKNIWLNGTKMYLADICTFPVVTSMAQLFVLTDRHPKVRQWIKKFENYPFYEINKKGLSDLQNFIDVIKNGKS; translated from the exons ATGATGACGGCGTCTATTCTAGGAatcgatttaaatttttacaaaatcgatttattcaaaaatgaaaataagagtgaatattttacaaag atAAATCCACTTCAAAAAGTTCCAGTGCTAATGGTTGGAGACATTTCAATATGCGATAGCCATGCTATTGCTATCTACCTTTGCCATATATGTAATGGCAGTAGTCTCTATCCAAATGAACCATTGCTTAGAGCTAAAATCAAccaaatgttatttttcaattcCAGCACTTTATTTCGGATTGATAGTGAAATATTG TCTGCTTATTTTTCTCAACAATGGCCTGTCAATGATAAGAAAATTGAAGAATGGTTATTGGCGCTGGATTACTtggaatataatttaaataaaaatatatggttaAACGGCactaag ATGTACCTTGCCGATATCTGCACATTTCCTGTGGTCACATCAATGGCACAATTATTTGTACTAACAGATCGTCATCCTAAAGTAAGACAGTGGATAAAAAAGTTTGAGAACTATCCATTTTACGAGATAAATAAGAAAGGTTTGTCTGATTTGCAGAACTTTATTGACGTGATAAAGAAtggtaaaagttaa